One Algibacter sp. L3A6 genomic region harbors:
- a CDS encoding YbhB/YbcL family Raf kinase inhibitor-like protein — protein MKYSKLIIPIFFIGLMSCNNNKKATTKVNHDDFKTINSNFKLTSIAVKDGVLLEAYKCEEKLNAIENSIPLSWENVPEGAKSLAVVMYHYPKKDNKTEINSYLLLWDIAPETTEISYNMASKSDWFMGSNKDGTAISYTSPCSHGKGKHEYTIALYALSETPAALPKAHSLNVDYNVFMDALATVNIVDRTTLTFIDSN, from the coding sequence ATGAAATATTCAAAATTAATAATACCCATTTTTTTTATTGGTTTAATGTCTTGCAATAACAATAAAAAAGCGACTACAAAAGTAAATCATGATGATTTTAAAACCATAAACTCTAATTTTAAACTAACAAGTATTGCGGTAAAAGATGGTGTTTTATTAGAGGCTTATAAGTGTGAGGAGAAGCTTAATGCTATTGAAAACTCCATTCCACTGTCGTGGGAAAATGTGCCAGAAGGTGCTAAATCGTTAGCAGTTGTTATGTATCATTATCCAAAAAAAGATAATAAAACAGAAATTAATTCCTATTTGTTATTATGGGATATAGCTCCTGAAACAACAGAAATATCTTACAACATGGCGTCTAAAAGCGATTGGTTTATGGGATCTAATAAAGATGGAACAGCAATATCATACACATCGCCTTGTTCTCACGGTAAAGGAAAACACGAATACACTATTGCACTTTATGCCTTATCCGAAACACCCGCTGCTTTACCTAAAGCACACAGTTTAAATGTAGATTATAATGTGTTTATGGATGCATTGGCTACTGTGAATATTGTAGATAGAACGACTTTAACATTTATAGACTCTAATTAA
- a CDS encoding YHYH protein, with protein sequence MKNTSIFFFFLMLCSSLFAHEHGHGTSLKQWELTSINKTINADFVKYENDQVWLMDGNHTVQTFKISDFSEANQKYIKTKSELIASLNSSVAVKTDSKSTSSFNIGLITLGLFLLFFSVFKLIKQKKTVYLTHGALGVVLLLVVSCKNTSTTKANTAQVPANNVTLMQSFFEKFDGVTTHTDDNYLYISSNGLPDHDMMVGITNWQQQVPINQNYTGDNSWAIPTHPKMAEQPLSTKTNLLKGAIAVAVNGIPIFNPLNNRGEDANAIGELDNWGGHCGRADDYHYHLSPLHLQDQVGAGNPVAYAVDGFPVYGETTDVLDEYLGKTNADGSYQYHTIKEYPYLIAGMRGEVILDTKTKAPENQVSLQPRTQELRPALRPLRGAEITGFTTLGENSYALTYSLNSEEYIINYKWDNEDNYTYQFINPDGRATVETYKPREK encoded by the coding sequence ATGAAAAACACGTCTATATTTTTCTTTTTTTTAATGCTGTGCAGTTCTCTTTTTGCACATGAACACGGACATGGAACTTCTTTAAAACAATGGGAATTAACAAGTATTAATAAAACAATTAATGCTGATTTTGTAAAATATGAAAATGATCAAGTTTGGCTTATGGATGGTAACCATACTGTTCAAACTTTTAAAATTTCAGACTTTTCTGAAGCTAATCAAAAATACATTAAAACTAAAAGTGAATTAATTGCGTCTTTAAATAGCAGTGTTGCTGTTAAAACGGATTCTAAATCAACATCTAGTTTTAATATAGGACTTATTACTTTAGGTCTCTTTCTTTTATTCTTTTCTGTTTTTAAACTGATAAAACAAAAAAAGACGGTGTACTTAACTCACGGTGCACTTGGTGTCGTTTTGCTTTTGGTGGTGTCGTGCAAAAATACAAGTACAACTAAAGCTAATACAGCGCAAGTGCCGGCAAATAATGTGACATTGATGCAATCCTTTTTTGAGAAATTTGATGGTGTTACAACACATACTGACGACAACTACTTGTATATCTCATCAAATGGGTTGCCAGATCATGACATGATGGTTGGTATCACTAATTGGCAACAACAAGTGCCTATTAATCAAAATTACACGGGTGATAATAGTTGGGCAATACCTACGCATCCTAAAATGGCAGAACAGCCATTATCTACAAAAACCAATTTACTAAAAGGCGCTATTGCTGTTGCGGTAAATGGAATCCCTATTTTTAATCCTTTAAACAATAGAGGAGAAGATGCTAATGCTATTGGAGAGTTAGATAATTGGGGCGGACATTGTGGTCGTGCAGACGATTATCATTACCATTTATCACCATTACACCTCCAAGATCAAGTAGGCGCTGGCAATCCAGTTGCTTATGCTGTAGATGGTTTTCCTGTTTATGGCGAAACAACAGATGTGTTAGATGAATATTTAGGAAAAACAAACGCAGATGGCTCTTATCAATATCATACTATTAAAGAATATCCTTATTTAATTGCTGGTATGAGAGGTGAAGTAATATTAGACACTAAAACAAAAGCGCCAGAAAACCAAGTGTCTCTACAACCTAGAACGCAAGAATTAAGACCTGCTTTAAGACCACTACGAGGTGCTGAAATTACTGGTTTTACAACGTTAGGAGAAAATTCATATGCGTTAACGTACAGTTTAAATTCGGAAGAATATATCATAAATTACAAATGGGACAATGAAGATAATTACACGTATCAATTTATAAACCCTGATGGTAGAGCAACTGTTGAAACCTATAAACCAAGAGAAAAATGA
- a CDS encoding sensor histidine kinase, with protein sequence MYKNKTITIISHVLVWLTLVCLPYLLSYGQEQEIDRIIAHFWIPLFFSAIIFYFNYFVLVDRFLFPKKTVQFIVINTAIIIFFLFLKEYIEDNFFKDIIKKRLENTERSGPPFKMAIYIQLLSYLAPLFFSVALKSTKRWVKTEAERKEAANFKLKSELQHLHYQLQPHFFFNSLNNIYSLVDISPDQAKSSIHSLSKLMRYMLYETNLEVVPLSKEIDFLKKYIDLMKLRVSDKTTVNYSFPSGETGIQIAPLLFISLIENAFKHGVSATKPSTIDVNMTCDDKSVLFSVENHNFPKKTDDKSGSGIGLQNLEKRLELLYSDKFSFKTILNDDRFLVTLKIETI encoded by the coding sequence ATGTATAAAAACAAAACAATTACGATAATTTCACATGTACTAGTTTGGTTAACATTAGTGTGTTTGCCTTACTTACTGTCTTATGGTCAAGAACAGGAGATTGATAGAATTATTGCACATTTTTGGATTCCGTTATTCTTTTCAGCAATAATTTTTTACTTCAATTATTTTGTGCTTGTCGATCGCTTTTTGTTTCCTAAAAAAACGGTTCAGTTTATAGTCATTAATACAGCTATTATTATCTTCTTCCTGTTTTTAAAAGAATACATTGAAGATAACTTTTTTAAGGACATTATAAAAAAACGGTTAGAAAACACAGAGCGATCGGGACCTCCGTTTAAAATGGCTATTTACATACAATTACTATCCTATTTAGCGCCATTGTTTTTTTCAGTAGCACTAAAATCTACAAAGCGCTGGGTTAAAACAGAAGCAGAACGTAAGGAGGCTGCTAATTTTAAATTAAAGTCGGAGTTGCAACATTTACATTATCAATTGCAACCGCATTTCTTTTTTAATTCTTTAAATAACATTTATTCTTTGGTTGATATTTCACCAGACCAAGCAAAATCTTCTATTCACAGTTTAAGCAAGTTAATGCGTTATATGTTGTACGAGACTAATTTAGAGGTCGTACCTTTAAGTAAAGAAATTGATTTTCTTAAAAAATATATTGATTTAATGAAATTAAGAGTGTCGGATAAAACAACGGTTAATTATAGTTTCCCTTCCGGGGAAACTGGTATACAAATAGCGCCTTTGCTATTTATTTCGTTAATCGAAAATGCATTTAAACATGGTGTTTCTGCGACTAAACCAAGTACTATTGATGTCAACATGACTTGTGATGATAAATCTGTTTTATTTTCAGTTGAAAACCATAATTTTCCGAAGAAAACAGACGATAAAAGTGGCTCGGGTATCGGGCTTCAGAATTTAGAGAAGCGTTTAGAATTATTGTATTCAGATAAATTCAGCTTTAAAACTATTTTAAATGACGACCGCTTTTTAGTCACTTTGAAAATTGAAACCATTTAA
- a CDS encoding YHYH protein → MNTNKHLKPFLLLALIVVFSSCKSDKNTALVKVVSVNPDYFITDNIIGKITQETVKLDGTPTLCYVFKTNSRPSEHQMGPWCPRHIDDAKDKGGIWFEDGKVYDVDGHFIAELAEFYSDDQWKLFREDGSVKYTATQEECEGAAKPDVEEAYQNYCVECLPKYYKDQITTFTIPVTPVYTNREHRLGRGGLGVAFNGVNFDPPAPTHAILAAHTIAPLDDHGGHVNPHGGYHYHAATGSTKEVGQTDVHASMIGYAIDGFGIYALLDQNKNQPTDLDECGGHEDAIRGYHYHAGEPGGNEIIKCLHGIPGSVHVQE, encoded by the coding sequence ATGAACACTAACAAGCATTTAAAACCATTTTTACTTTTAGCATTGATCGTTGTCTTTTCATCCTGTAAATCAGATAAAAATACAGCGTTGGTTAAGGTGGTTTCAGTAAATCCAGATTATTTTATAACAGATAATATTATTGGAAAAATTACTCAGGAAACTGTGAAACTAGACGGAACACCAACCTTATGCTATGTCTTTAAAACAAACTCAAGACCATCAGAGCATCAAATGGGACCTTGGTGTCCAAGACATATTGATGATGCTAAAGACAAAGGTGGTATTTGGTTTGAAGATGGCAAAGTATACGACGTAGATGGGCATTTTATTGCAGAATTAGCCGAATTTTATAGTGATGATCAGTGGAAATTGTTTAGAGAAGATGGTAGCGTAAAATATACCGCTACACAAGAAGAGTGCGAAGGTGCAGCAAAGCCTGATGTGGAAGAAGCTTACCAAAATTATTGTGTAGAATGTCTACCTAAATATTATAAAGATCAAATAACAACGTTTACCATTCCTGTTACTCCAGTCTATACAAATAGAGAGCACCGCTTAGGAAGAGGTGGTCTTGGTGTCGCTTTTAATGGCGTTAATTTTGATCCACCTGCACCAACTCATGCCATATTAGCAGCACATACTATTGCGCCTTTAGACGATCATGGCGGACATGTAAATCCGCATGGTGGTTATCATTATCATGCAGCGACCGGCTCTACTAAAGAAGTAGGACAAACAGATGTACACGCGTCCATGATTGGATATGCAATTGATGGTTTTGGTATTTATGCCCTTTTAGACCAAAATAAAAACCAGCCAACAGATTTAGATGAGTGTGGTGGTCATGAAGATGCTATACGTGGTTATCATTATCATGCAGGAGAGCCGGGAGGTAATGAAATAATAAAATGCTTACATGGTATACCAGGTAGTGTTCATGTACAAGAATAA
- a CDS encoding ABC transporter permease: protein MRVLNLLKIATKAIILNKTRTLLTMLGIIIGVASVIAMLAIGEGSKESIRTTISAMGSNMITIRPGADDRGPARGSGGDVQTLTLQNYEVIKEQATLLSYITPVVNGGGQVISGSNNWPSTIYGVNPDYLKIKVVDLQNGSMFTDAEVTSASKVAVIGQTVVDNVFPDGQEPVGQMIRFNNIPFKVIGVLEEKGENTFGQDQDDVVIAPYTTVQKRILAIDYLNQIMASAVSEDDAPEAVTEVTQILRTQHKLMDSEADDFSVRSMEELISTFSSTSEMLTILLVAVASISLLIGGIGIMNIMYVSVKERTKEIGLRMAVGGKGSDILMQFLIEAILISITGGVLGVLLGLGATVFIEKFLNWPTSVAMYSIVISFAVCAVTGIFFGWYPARKASSLDPITALRYE, encoded by the coding sequence ATGAGAGTATTAAATTTATTAAAAATCGCAACAAAAGCCATTATTCTTAATAAAACAAGAACCTTATTAACTATGCTAGGAATTATTATTGGTGTAGCCTCCGTAATTGCTATGTTAGCGATTGGAGAAGGTTCTAAAGAAAGTATTCGTACTACTATATCCGCAATGGGTTCTAACATGATTACTATAAGGCCTGGCGCAGATGACAGAGGTCCAGCAAGAGGAAGTGGCGGAGATGTACAAACACTAACACTTCAAAATTATGAAGTGATAAAAGAACAAGCAACTTTATTAAGCTATATCACACCCGTGGTTAATGGTGGAGGGCAAGTTATTAGTGGGTCTAATAACTGGCCAAGCACTATCTATGGTGTTAATCCAGATTATTTAAAAATTAAAGTGGTCGATTTACAAAACGGAAGCATGTTTACAGATGCTGAGGTAACATCGGCATCTAAGGTAGCAGTTATTGGACAAACAGTTGTAGATAATGTGTTTCCGGATGGTCAAGAGCCTGTTGGACAAATGATACGTTTTAATAATATCCCGTTTAAAGTGATTGGGGTTTTAGAAGAAAAAGGAGAAAACACCTTTGGTCAAGATCAGGATGACGTCGTAATTGCACCTTACACAACCGTGCAAAAACGTATTTTGGCTATCGATTATTTAAATCAAATTATGGCTTCTGCTGTAAGTGAAGATGACGCACCAGAAGCAGTAACAGAAGTTACTCAAATTTTACGCACACAACACAAATTAATGGATAGTGAAGCTGATGATTTTAGTGTACGTTCTATGGAAGAGTTAATTTCCACATTTAGTTCAACCAGCGAAATGCTTACCATACTGTTAGTTGCAGTAGCAAGTATATCGTTATTAATTGGTGGTATTGGTATTATGAATATTATGTATGTTTCCGTAAAAGAACGTACCAAAGAGATTGGGTTACGTATGGCTGTAGGAGGAAAGGGTTCTGATATCTTAATGCAATTTTTAATAGAAGCCATTTTAATAAGCATAACCGGAGGAGTTTTAGGTGTATTATTAGGGCTTGGAGCAACGGTATTCATAGAAAAATTCTTAAATTGGCCTACTAGCGTGGCTATGTATTCTATTGTCATTTCTTTTGCAGTATGCGCTGTAACAGGTATCTTTTTTGGATGGTATCCGGCTAGAAAAGCATCGTCTTTAGATCCTATAACCGCGTTGCGTTATGAGTAA
- a CDS encoding ABC transporter ATP-binding protein translates to MSKAIIKIEDLKREFTMGTETVHALRGISFDIKEGEFVTIMGSSGSGKSTMLNILGCLDQPTSGVYKIDGVSVKDLNRNQLATIRNEKIGFIFQSYNLLARTSAIENVELPLLYNSKVSTEERRRRAIEALEKVGLGERLHHTPSQLSGGQQQRVAIARSLVNNPVMILADEATGNLDTRTSYEIMSIFQELNKQGITITFVTHEPDIAAFSNRTIVLKDGKIMQDYQNHNVQSAAELLAKLPKQDD, encoded by the coding sequence ATGAGTAAAGCAATCATAAAAATAGAAGATTTAAAACGAGAGTTTACCATGGGTACTGAGACGGTTCATGCGTTAAGAGGTATTTCGTTTGATATTAAAGAAGGCGAATTTGTGACTATCATGGGGTCTAGTGGTTCTGGAAAAAGCACCATGCTTAACATTTTAGGGTGTTTGGATCAACCAACATCTGGAGTATATAAAATTGATGGTGTAAGCGTTAAAGACTTAAACCGAAATCAATTAGCAACCATTAGAAACGAGAAAATTGGTTTCATTTTTCAATCCTATAATTTATTAGCCAGAACATCGGCTATTGAAAACGTAGAGTTACCCTTATTATATAACAGTAAAGTATCCACAGAAGAGCGCAGGAGACGTGCTATTGAAGCTTTAGAAAAAGTAGGATTAGGCGAACGTTTACATCATACGCCATCCCAACTTTCAGGAGGACAACAGCAACGTGTAGCTATTGCAAGATCGCTAGTTAATAACCCTGTAATGATTCTGGCAGATGAGGCCACAGGAAACTTAGATACGCGGACGTCTTACGAGATTATGTCCATTTTTCAGGAGTTAAACAAACAAGGTATTACAATCACATTTGTAACTCACGAACCAGATATAGCTGCTTTTAGTAACAGAACTATTGTACTAAAAGATGGAAAGATTATGCAAGATTATCAAAACCATAATGTCCAATCCGCAGCAGAGTTATTAGCCAAATTACCTAAACAAGACGATTGA
- a CDS encoding efflux RND transporter periplasmic adaptor subunit produces the protein MKNKKNIIISCIAIVVLAIVGYSFIKADDAIIIEAKTIAAKKANVTTMVTATGTMEPITQVEVGTQVSGVVEKIYVDYNSVVTEGQLIAELDKTNLNAAKTQAQAAYDNAVSQRNYTQTIYDRQKTLFDNQVISKSDFDDASFNYQTAKGTVTQRYSDLQQARTNLGYANIYSPIDGVVLSRAIDEGQTVAASLSTPTLFTIAQDLKEMQVEADVDEADIGQVKEGQRVTFTVDAYLGETFEGEVTQVRLDPTVTSNVVTYTVVIKADNPDLKLKPGLTATISIYTLELNDVLTAEAKAINFKPETETLATYNLQHQLSDNSGTASKKQTTLWVLESIGAITPKTVTLGASDGVNVQVLSGISEGENLIYSLKGIAKSEASASAKSESPFMPQRPGGNKKK, from the coding sequence ATGAAAAATAAAAAAAACATTATAATAAGTTGCATTGCCATTGTAGTACTCGCCATTGTAGGATATTCATTTATAAAAGCTGACGACGCTATTATCATTGAAGCGAAAACAATAGCCGCAAAAAAAGCTAACGTCACTACCATGGTTACCGCAACCGGAACTATGGAACCTATTACACAAGTTGAAGTTGGTACACAAGTATCAGGTGTGGTAGAAAAAATATATGTGGATTATAACAGTGTAGTTACCGAAGGGCAGTTGATTGCAGAATTGGATAAAACCAATTTAAATGCTGCAAAAACACAAGCACAAGCAGCTTACGATAATGCAGTTAGCCAACGAAACTACACACAAACTATTTACGACAGACAAAAAACGTTATTTGATAATCAAGTAATAAGTAAATCTGATTTTGATGATGCGTCTTTCAACTATCAAACAGCAAAAGGAACGGTGACACAACGTTATTCAGATTTACAACAAGCCAGAACCAATTTAGGATATGCTAATATTTATTCGCCTATCGATGGTGTGGTTTTATCTAGAGCTATTGACGAAGGGCAAACGGTAGCAGCAAGTTTAAGTACACCAACGCTATTTACTATTGCTCAAGATTTAAAAGAAATGCAAGTAGAGGCAGATGTGGATGAGGCAGATATAGGACAAGTAAAAGAAGGGCAACGCGTAACTTTTACAGTCGATGCTTACTTAGGAGAAACCTTTGAAGGTGAAGTAACACAAGTAAGATTAGACCCAACGGTTACTTCAAATGTAGTGACGTATACGGTTGTAATTAAAGCAGATAACCCGGATTTAAAACTAAAGCCAGGATTAACAGCAACTATTTCAATTTATACATTAGAACTAAATGATGTATTAACTGCAGAAGCTAAAGCCATCAACTTTAAACCAGAAACTGAAACTTTAGCAACGTATAATTTACAACATCAGTTATCGGATAATAGTGGTACAGCATCTAAAAAACAAACAACACTATGGGTATTAGAATCTATCGGAGCAATAACACCAAAAACGGTAACGCTTGGCGCAAGTGATGGCGTAAATGTACAAGTGTTAAGTGGTATCTCAGAAGGCGAGAACCTTATATATAGTTTAAAAGGTATTGCAAAATCGGAGGCCAGTGCTTCCGCTAAAAGCGAAAGTCCGTTTATGCCACAAAGACCAGGAGGTAACAAGAAAAAATAG
- a CDS encoding TolC family protein, protein MKLYIIIASFLFAQISIGQETPKDVSSNVWSLEDCINYAIAHNISVKDASLNTNLAEVDYSKAKSSRLPDLFGSASQSFSNGNTIDPITSSYVTDQIHSTNMGINSSVTLFQGNQINNQIEQNKILLEQSVFLEEEAKNSIVISLLENYLQALFSKEDIAIAESNLEASKTEVLRAKARLDAGTIALSDYTEAQSQTATNQYNLIAAKNNYQQYIIDLKQLLELTPMDDLEIESIDENMDLINLELDRISIYNNALNYLPEIEASKLNVAAKEKELDIAKGGYSPTLSLSGSMGSGYTSINDNTFSDQFDVNFNQKLGLSLTIPIFNRNATKSAVQSATINIEKAEIQKQITEKILYKKVETAYQNALSAQEQIIAAEASKEASEQSYKLAQKKYELGDLSTTDLVISQNTFTNAQQNYLQAKYLNILYHQLLQFYQGNDIKL, encoded by the coding sequence ATGAAATTATATATTATTATCGCAAGCTTTCTATTTGCACAAATTTCAATAGGGCAAGAAACACCTAAAGACGTTAGCTCGAATGTGTGGTCTTTAGAAGATTGTATTAATTATGCTATAGCACATAATATTAGCGTAAAAGATGCGTCTTTAAATACAAATCTTGCCGAAGTAGATTATAGTAAAGCGAAGTCGTCTAGATTACCAGATTTATTTGGTAGTGCGTCTCAAAGTTTTTCTAACGGAAATACTATTGACCCTATTACAAGTAGTTATGTTACCGATCAAATACATAGTACCAATATGGGTATTAATAGTTCTGTAACTCTATTTCAAGGCAATCAAATAAACAATCAGATTGAGCAGAATAAAATTCTTTTAGAACAAAGTGTTTTTTTAGAAGAAGAAGCAAAAAACAGCATTGTTATTAGCCTTTTAGAAAACTACTTGCAAGCACTCTTCAGTAAAGAAGATATTGCTATTGCCGAATCTAATTTAGAAGCTTCTAAAACAGAAGTATTACGTGCAAAAGCACGTTTGGACGCAGGAACTATTGCTTTGAGTGATTATACAGAAGCGCAGAGTCAAACTGCTACTAATCAGTATAATCTAATTGCTGCTAAAAACAATTACCAACAATACATTATTGATTTAAAACAGCTATTAGAATTAACACCAATGGATGATTTAGAGATTGAATCTATTGATGAAAACATGGATTTAATAAACTTAGAATTAGATAGAATTTCGATCTATAACAACGCCTTAAATTACTTACCAGAGATAGAGGCAAGTAAGTTAAATGTAGCTGCAAAAGAGAAAGAATTAGATATTGCTAAAGGAGGATATTCGCCAACTTTATCACTTTCTGGAAGTATGGGGTCTGGTTATACAAGCATAAATGATAATACGTTTTCTGATCAATTTGATGTTAACTTTAATCAGAAGTTAGGCTTATCATTAACCATTCCTATTTTCAATAGAAACGCAACAAAATCGGCAGTACAATCGGCTACAATAAATATTGAAAAGGCTGAAATTCAGAAACAAATTACTGAAAAAATTCTTTATAAGAAAGTAGAAACGGCTTATCAAAATGCATTATCTGCACAAGAACAAATTATTGCCGCGGAAGCTTCCAAAGAAGCATCGGAACAAAGTTATAAACTGGCTCAAAAGAAATATGAATTGGGCGATTTAAGCACAACCGATTTAGTAATTAGCCAAAACACCTTTACTAACGCCCAACAAAATTATTTACAAGCCAAATACCTCAATATTTTATACCACCAATTATTACAATTTTATCAAGGAAACGATATCAAACTTTAA
- a CDS encoding cytochrome ubiquinol oxidase subunit I has translation MEDMLFYDRMQFAFTITFHYLFPQLTMGLSLLVVYFKGKYLYSEIEKYNDAAKFWMKIFALNFAMGVVTGIPMEFQFGTNWAKFSELTGGIIGQTLAMEGMFSFFLESSFLGLFIFGEKLLGHKLHFVTGFLVFLGSWASGYLIIATHSWMQHPVGYEILENGRFVLNNFGALFSNPWLLPSYFHNQLASVITASFVVAAIGAFYILNNKHSEFGKLFVKTGVGFGLVSSILVAFPTGDLVAKNVVKHQPVTFAAMEGIFETEDGGSEIVLIGQPNMLEQKLDNKIAVPNILSFLTYQDWNAEIKGLNEFDKSTHPTNIPGLYYAYHIMVGLGTIFIGLMLLAAVQLFRKKLYTTKWILWALMFMLPFPYIANTTGWYTAELGRQPWLVYNLLRTADGASPTVSAGNTLFTLLGFIGLYLLLGLLFLMLAGKIISKGPQLNNTH, from the coding sequence ATGGAAGACATGCTTTTTTATGATAGAATGCAGTTTGCTTTTACCATTACCTTTCACTACTTATTTCCGCAATTAACCATGGGCTTATCGCTTCTAGTGGTTTATTTTAAAGGAAAATATCTTTATTCTGAAATTGAAAAATATAACGACGCTGCTAAGTTTTGGATGAAAATTTTCGCGCTAAACTTTGCTATGGGTGTGGTTACCGGAATCCCAATGGAATTTCAATTCGGTACCAACTGGGCGAAATTCTCGGAGCTTACCGGTGGTATTATTGGCCAAACTTTGGCTATGGAAGGCATGTTTTCGTTCTTTTTAGAATCTTCTTTTTTAGGGCTTTTTATTTTTGGTGAAAAACTCTTGGGGCATAAACTCCATTTTGTTACTGGGTTTTTAGTCTTTTTAGGCTCTTGGGCGAGTGGTTATTTAATTATAGCTACGCATTCTTGGATGCAACATCCCGTGGGTTATGAAATTTTGGAAAACGGACGATTTGTTCTAAATAACTTCGGAGCCTTATTTTCAAATCCATGGTTATTACCATCGTATTTTCATAATCAATTAGCATCGGTAATTACGGCATCGTTTGTTGTGGCTGCAATTGGCGCATTTTATATTCTGAATAATAAGCACAGCGAATTCGGAAAACTCTTTGTAAAAACTGGAGTTGGTTTTGGTTTAGTCTCTAGTATATTGGTGGCATTCCCAACAGGAGATTTAGTAGCTAAAAACGTTGTAAAACACCAACCGGTAACCTTTGCAGCTATGGAAGGAATTTTTGAAACCGAAGATGGTGGTTCGGAAATTGTTTTAATCGGCCAACCTAATATGCTCGAGCAAAAACTAGATAATAAAATAGCTGTTCCAAATATTCTAAGCTTTTTAACCTATCAAGATTGGAATGCAGAAATTAAAGGTTTAAATGAATTTGATAAAAGTACACACCCAACAAATATTCCCGGTCTTTATTACGCCTATCATATTATGGTTGGTTTAGGTACTATTTTTATTGGTTTAATGTTATTGGCAGCCGTACAGCTTTTTAGAAAAAAACTATATACCACCAAATGGATTTTGTGGGCACTTATGTTTATGCTTCCTTTTCCATATATCGCCAATACAACGGGTTGGTATACTGCAGAATTGGGGCGCCAACCTTGGTTGGTCTATAACCTGCTACGCACTGCAGATGGTGCATCTCCAACCGTATCTGCAGGAAACACATTGTTTACACTACTTGGTTTTATTGGTTTGTATTTACTTTTAGGTTTGCTTTTTTTAATGCTTGCCGGAAAAATAATTAGCAAAGGTCCACAACTTAACAACACACATTAA